In Bradyrhizobium sp. 1(2017), one DNA window encodes the following:
- the nirK gene encoding copper-containing nitrite reductase, with protein MFTRRAALISAAATALMLATPAFAASDLKLPRQKVELVAPPFVHAHEQATTQGPKIVEFKLNIEEKKVVIDDKGTTFQAMTFNGSMPGPMMVVHEGDYVEVTLVNPSTNTMPHNIDFHSATGALGGGELTLVNPGEQVVLRWKATRTGVFVYHCAPGGPMIPWHVVSGMNGAVMVLPREGLNDGKGHALKYDKVYYVGEQDMYVPRDEKGNFKSYDSPGEAFTETEEVMKKLIPTHVVFNGKVGALTGKNALTAKVGENVLIVHSQANRDSRPHLIGGHGDYVWETGKFSNAPETDLETWFIRGGSAGAALYKFLQPGIYAYVTHNLIEAANLGATAHFKVEGNWDDDLMTQVKAPAEIPPRTQGALQTGRKIN; from the coding sequence ATGTTCACCCGCAGAGCCGCACTGATCAGCGCCGCCGCGACAGCTCTGATGCTCGCGACACCCGCCTTCGCTGCCAGCGATCTCAAGCTGCCGCGGCAGAAGGTCGAACTGGTCGCACCGCCCTTCGTGCATGCGCACGAACAGGCCACGACACAAGGCCCCAAGATCGTCGAGTTCAAGCTCAACATCGAAGAGAAGAAGGTCGTCATCGACGACAAGGGCACCACGTTCCAGGCCATGACCTTCAACGGTTCGATGCCGGGCCCGATGATGGTCGTCCATGAAGGCGACTATGTCGAAGTGACGCTGGTCAATCCATCGACCAACACCATGCCGCACAATATCGACTTCCACTCCGCGACCGGTGCGCTCGGTGGCGGCGAGCTGACCCTGGTCAATCCCGGCGAGCAGGTCGTGCTGCGCTGGAAGGCAACGCGGACCGGCGTTTTCGTGTATCACTGCGCCCCGGGCGGTCCGATGATCCCCTGGCACGTCGTCTCCGGCATGAACGGCGCGGTGATGGTGCTGCCGCGCGAGGGCCTCAACGACGGCAAGGGCCACGCGCTGAAATACGACAAGGTCTACTATGTCGGCGAGCAGGACATGTATGTGCCGCGCGACGAGAAGGGCAACTTCAAATCCTACGATTCGCCGGGCGAAGCCTTCACCGAGACCGAAGAGGTGATGAAGAAGCTGATTCCCACGCACGTCGTGTTCAACGGCAAGGTCGGCGCGCTGACCGGCAAGAACGCGCTGACGGCGAAGGTCGGCGAGAACGTGCTGATCGTGCATTCGCAGGCCAACCGCGACAGCCGTCCGCATCTGATCGGCGGCCACGGCGACTATGTCTGGGAGACCGGCAAGTTCTCCAACGCGCCTGAGACGGATCTCGAGACCTGGTTCATCCGCGGCGGTTCTGCGGGAGCGGCGCTGTACAAGTTCCTGCAGCCCGGCATCTACGCCTATGTCACGCATAACCTGATCGAAGCCGCAAACCTCGGCGCCACCGCGCACTTCAAGGTGGAAGGCAACTGGGACGATGACCTGATGACCCAGGTGAAGGCGCCGGCGGAAATCCCGCCGCGGACACAAGGCGCCCTTCAGACCGGTCGCAAGATCAACTGA
- a CDS encoding DUF1858 domain-containing protein, translating to MSFRSDDLVDDIMRTAPHTIRVFLAFRMACVGCPIAMFHTVDDACREHGVDREKFLAALCDCVPA from the coding sequence ATGTCTTTCCGATCCGACGATCTGGTCGACGACATCATGCGCACCGCGCCGCACACGATCCGCGTGTTTCTCGCTTTCAGAATGGCGTGTGTCGGCTGTCCGATCGCGATGTTCCACACGGTAGACGACGCCTGCCGCGAGCATGGGGTCGACCGCGAGAAATTCCTCGCCGCGCTGTGCGACTGCGTGCCGGCGTGA
- the hemN gene encoding oxygen-independent coproporphyrinogen III oxidase, translated as MRVDLAARYGEERLPRYTSYPTAPHFSPAIGGDTYAGWLAELPAGASASLYLHVPFCREMCWYCGCHTQIVRRDDLIAAYQRTLRSEIEQVADTIGRRIKVEHIHFGGGTPTIMAPEALVELMAVMRRAFFVLPTAEIAVEIDPRTLTADMVEAMRLSGVNRASLGVQSFDPVVQRAINRVQSFEQTASVVDMLRRADIAGVNFDLIYGLPHQTVASCLDTVRRALALAPDRFSVFGYAHVPDFKKHQRMINEAVLPDGPARHDQGCAIANALKEAGYVQVGLDHFARPADSMAVAFEERTLRRNFQGYTTDKGEVLLGFGASAIGHLPQGYVQNEVQIGAYAQSIGAGRLATAKGYGLTDDDRLRADIIERIMCEFGADVGGICARHGADPEATLKSASRLKPLISDGVVRLEGDRLAVARDSRFLVRSVAAAFDAHLDPGKQLHSRAV; from the coding sequence ATGAGAGTCGATCTTGCGGCGCGCTACGGCGAAGAGAGATTGCCGCGGTATACGAGCTATCCGACCGCCCCCCACTTTTCGCCCGCGATCGGTGGAGACACCTATGCGGGCTGGCTCGCCGAACTCCCGGCAGGCGCCAGCGCGTCGCTCTATCTGCATGTGCCGTTCTGCCGCGAGATGTGCTGGTATTGCGGCTGCCATACCCAGATCGTCCGCCGCGACGACCTGATCGCGGCCTATCAGCGGACGTTGCGCAGCGAGATCGAGCAGGTGGCCGACACCATCGGCCGCCGCATCAAGGTCGAGCACATTCACTTCGGCGGCGGCACGCCGACGATCATGGCGCCGGAAGCTCTCGTCGAGTTGATGGCCGTGATGCGTCGCGCATTCTTCGTGTTGCCGACGGCGGAAATCGCGGTCGAGATCGATCCACGGACGCTGACCGCCGACATGGTGGAGGCAATGCGCCTTTCCGGCGTCAATCGCGCGAGCCTCGGGGTTCAGAGCTTCGATCCCGTCGTGCAACGCGCGATCAACCGCGTGCAGAGTTTCGAGCAGACGGCGTCCGTCGTCGACATGCTCCGGCGTGCCGATATCGCGGGAGTCAATTTCGACCTGATCTACGGGCTGCCGCATCAGACCGTCGCCTCGTGCCTGGACACGGTCCGGCGCGCGCTCGCGCTCGCGCCCGACCGCTTCTCGGTGTTTGGCTATGCCCATGTGCCTGATTTCAAGAAGCACCAGCGCATGATCAACGAGGCCGTCCTGCCCGACGGTCCTGCGCGTCACGACCAGGGTTGCGCGATCGCGAATGCGCTGAAAGAGGCCGGCTACGTGCAGGTCGGGCTCGATCATTTCGCGCGACCCGCCGATTCGATGGCCGTGGCCTTTGAGGAGCGGACGCTGCGGCGCAATTTCCAGGGCTACACCACCGACAAGGGTGAGGTCCTGCTCGGTTTCGGCGCAAGCGCGATCGGACATTTGCCGCAGGGCTACGTCCAGAACGAGGTGCAGATCGGCGCCTACGCGCAGAGCATCGGTGCCGGGCGCCTCGCCACCGCGAAGGGCTATGGGCTGACTGACGACGACCGGTTGCGCGCCGACATCATCGAGCGCATCATGTGCGAGTTCGGCGCCGATGTCGGCGGCATCTGCGCCCGTCATGGCGCGGATCCCGAGGCGACGTTGAAATCGGCATCGCGTCTGAAGCCGCTGATCTCCGACGGTGTCGTCAGGCTGGAGGGCGACCGGCTCGCGGTCGCAAGGGATTCGCGCTTCCTGGTCCGCAGCGTCGCGGCGGCGTTCGACGCGCATCTGGATCCGGGCAAGCAGCTTCACAGCCGGGCGGTGTAG
- a CDS encoding SUMF1/EgtB/PvdO family nonheme iron enzyme has translation MLIAFKLKLALACAAGLAGPLAVAPLVSEIATHTAGGEPAIVEIAAGSFLYREAGDFTRAGQQAEAPLRMIRFNRPLRIMRDQVSSADFQLCVQDGACRALGRDVAVAPDRPAVQVSWYDAEAYAGWLSRKTGRHYRLPSDEEWAFAAGSRFKDDGAPVDSRDPSKRWISRYERESERGSSDTTVYPFGKFGLNEHGLEDVSGNVWEWTSTCFVRSRVDESGNAIRPTVNCGVRVAEGVHRAYVTDFIRHARAGGCAQGVPPANLGFRLVREETSWLVSVSQRRSKTWPVRS, from the coding sequence ATGCTGATCGCGTTCAAGCTGAAATTGGCGCTGGCCTGCGCGGCCGGACTCGCGGGACCGCTGGCGGTCGCGCCGCTCGTCTCCGAGATAGCGACGCACACGGCAGGTGGCGAGCCGGCGATCGTCGAGATCGCCGCGGGCAGCTTCCTCTATCGCGAGGCCGGCGATTTCACGCGCGCCGGACAGCAGGCCGAAGCACCGCTGCGAATGATTCGCTTCAACAGGCCGCTCCGCATCATGCGTGACCAGGTTTCCTCGGCCGACTTCCAGCTCTGCGTGCAGGATGGCGCATGCCGCGCGCTGGGCCGCGACGTCGCCGTCGCGCCGGATCGCCCTGCGGTGCAGGTGAGCTGGTACGACGCCGAAGCCTATGCGGGCTGGCTGTCGCGCAAGACCGGCAGGCATTATCGTCTGCCGAGCGACGAGGAATGGGCATTTGCCGCCGGCAGCCGCTTCAAGGATGACGGCGCGCCGGTCGACTCACGCGATCCTTCGAAGCGCTGGATCAGCCGTTACGAGCGCGAGTCCGAGCGCGGCTCCTCCGACACGACCGTTTATCCGTTCGGCAAATTCGGCCTGAACGAGCACGGCCTCGAGGACGTCTCCGGCAATGTCTGGGAATGGACATCGACCTGCTTCGTCCGCTCGCGGGTCGACGAGAGCGGCAATGCGATCCGCCCCACCGTGAATTGCGGCGTGCGCGTCGCGGAAGGCGTTCACCGTGCCTATGTCACCGATTTCATCCGCCACGCCCGCGCCGGCGGCTGCGCGCAAGGCGTGCCGCCCGCCAATCTCGGCTTCCGCCTGGTGCGGGAGGAGACGTCGTGGTTGGTCAGCGTGTCGCAGCGCCGGAGTAAGACGTGGCCGGTAAGATCATAG
- a CDS encoding Fe(3+) ABC transporter substrate-binding protein, whose protein sequence is MINLRVLAASAAVLSLTSSFVSSAAANGEVNVYTYRETKLIQPLFDAFSKDTGIKVNVVSASSGLEQRMKAEGANSPADVLLTVDIGRIDEAVQAGVTQPIKSEAVDKVVPAQYRDPDGHWAGISMRARVIYASKDRVKQDKITYEELADPKWKGKICIRSGQHIYNNALFAAYAAKYGEAKAEEWLRGVKANLAQKPSGGDREAARDVAAGKCDIGIGNTYYWALMMNNDPEKKPWAEATRVILPTFEGGGTHVNLSGVLLAKHAPNKANGIKLIEWLVSEQAQQMYADQNYEYPVRSGVAINSTIAGYGKLGPDPSPIAKIAANRKAAASLVDKVGFDN, encoded by the coding sequence ATGATCAATCTTCGCGTCCTCGCCGCGTCAGCGGCGGTGCTGAGCCTGACCTCGTCCTTCGTATCGAGCGCAGCCGCCAATGGCGAGGTCAACGTCTATACGTATCGCGAGACCAAGCTGATCCAGCCGCTGTTCGACGCCTTCAGCAAGGATACTGGCATCAAGGTCAATGTCGTGTCCGCAAGCTCCGGTCTGGAGCAGCGCATGAAGGCGGAAGGCGCCAACAGCCCGGCCGATGTGCTGCTGACAGTGGACATCGGCCGCATCGATGAGGCCGTGCAGGCGGGCGTGACCCAGCCGATCAAGTCGGAGGCGGTCGACAAGGTCGTGCCGGCGCAGTATCGCGATCCGGACGGACACTGGGCCGGCATCTCCATGCGCGCGCGCGTGATCTATGCCTCAAAGGATCGCGTCAAGCAGGACAAGATCACCTATGAGGAGCTTGCCGATCCCAAGTGGAAAGGCAAGATCTGCATTCGCTCGGGCCAACACATCTACAACAACGCGCTGTTCGCGGCCTATGCCGCCAAGTACGGCGAGGCAAAGGCCGAGGAATGGCTGCGCGGCGTGAAGGCCAATCTCGCGCAGAAGCCATCGGGCGGCGATCGCGAAGCCGCGCGTGACGTTGCGGCCGGCAAGTGCGACATCGGCATCGGCAACACCTATTACTGGGCGCTGATGATGAACAACGATCCCGAGAAGAAACCGTGGGCGGAGGCGACCCGCGTCATCCTGCCGACCTTCGAAGGCGGCGGCACCCACGTCAACCTCTCCGGCGTGCTGCTGGCCAAGCACGCCCCCAACAAGGCCAACGGCATCAAGCTGATCGAGTGGCTCGTCAGCGAGCAGGCGCAGCAGATGTACGCCGACCAGAATTACGAATATCCGGTTCGGTCCGGGGTCGCCATCAACTCCACCATCGCGGGCTATGGCAAACTCGGCCCAGATCCGTCGCCGATCGCAAAGATCGCCGCCAACCGCAAGGCTGCGGCCTCGCTGGTGGACAAGGTCGGCTTTGACAACTGA